Within the Halobaculum limi genome, the region CGCTGTTCACGTTCGGCGACAAGCCGGACGACCGCTACACTGCGGTCCACGAGCAACTGGCCGAGTGGGGGTACGACTCCATCGTCGACTACCACGAACGCGCCTGCGAAATCGCCCTAGAGGAGGGGTTGCTCCCGCACTCGAACCCCGGCGACCTCACGGAAGCCGAGTTCCGTCGCCTGCGCGAGGTGAACGCCTCGATGGGCGTAATGCTGGAGACGACCGCCGAAGTGGACGCTCACGCAGGGAGTCGCCGCAAGACGCCGGGCCAGCGCCTCAAGACGATCCGCGCGGCCGGCGAGGCGCGGGTCCCGTTCACCACGGGCATCCTCGTCGGCATCGGCGAGGACTGGCGCGACCGCGCGGAGTCGCTGCTCGCGATCGGTGCGCTCCACGAGCGATACGGCCACGTCCAAGAGGTGATCGTTCAGCCAGTCGTCCCGAACGAACGCTCCGACTACGACGCCCCGTCGACCGCGACGATGCGGCGGGTGACGGCGATGGCGCGGGCGGCGCTCCCCGCCGAAGTGTCGGTGCAGTCGCCGCCGAACCTCGCGCCCGTCCGCGACCTGCTAGACTGCGGCGTCGACGACCTGGGCGGCGTCTCGCCGGTGACGGACGACTACATCAACCCCGACTACGCGTGGCCCGCGCTGGCGGAACTCCGCGAGGTCGCCGACGCCGGCGGCGTCCCCCTCTACGAGCGTCTCCCGACGCACGACCGCTACCTCCCGGCGTCGTACCGTCACCCTGACTTCGGGAGCGACGGCGTCGCTGCCGACGGCGACTGGTTCCACGGACAGATTCCGGCGGCGCTGGCCCGCG harbors:
- the cofG gene encoding 7,8-didemethyl-8-hydroxy-5-deazariboflavin synthase subunit CofG, with translation MFPGAAEYDVDIEVADSDVERMLSVTPDDVSAASELTFARNVFIPLTTACRYTCTYCTYYDVPGEASLLSPEEVRERCRVGADAGCTEALFTFGDKPDDRYTAVHEQLAEWGYDSIVDYHERACEIALEEGLLPHSNPGDLTEAEFRRLREVNASMGVMLETTAEVDAHAGSRRKTPGQRLKTIRAAGEARVPFTTGILVGIGEDWRDRAESLLAIGALHERYGHVQEVIVQPVVPNERSDYDAPSTATMRRVTAMARAALPAEVSVQSPPNLAPVRDLLDCGVDDLGGVSPVTDDYINPDYAWPALAELREVADAGGVPLYERLPTHDRYLPASYRHPDFGSDGVAADGDWFHGQIPAALAREDVHGERFRAVARRDGPLST